From a single Sebastes umbrosus isolate fSebUmb1 chromosome 17, fSebUmb1.pri, whole genome shotgun sequence genomic region:
- the tbl2 gene encoding transducin beta-like protein 2, which translates to MEIAALFALTLLLGALVVLVALAVGRRKEELREEIEQAAEFNAEGSNTKGLASKKPKQEKQRSRKDKATQHTFSHQLLAASLKSHSANVTCLDFSSNGKYLASCADDRTVRIWSTKDFLEREHKCLRANVDLDHATLVRFSPDSRAFITWLANGDTIRIFKMIKKEDGTLTFKAAPEDFPQKHKAAITNIGIAETGKFIMSASIDTCIHIWDLKGELLASINTNQNTNSYAAVSPCGRFVASCGFTPDVKVWEVCFGKGGEFKEVARAFDLKGHSAGVHAFAFSNDSHRMVTVSKDGTWKLWNTNVEYKKQQDPYLLKTVPCTSSEGSRAALSPDGRVVAISDGCNLAMYNAASGQLEEELHGVHSEEINDLRFDINGRFLACSGDKAIRVFHNAPGYRAAIRDMQDMLKKAQNEAMKQRLQQQIREAQSTLDTVLAAAPRD; encoded by the exons ATGGAGATAGCAGCTCTGTTCGCTTTgactctgctgctgggagctcTGGTGGTTCTGGTCGCCTTAGCGGTGGGTCGACGGAAAGAAGAACTGAGAGAGGAGATAGAGCAGGCGGCGGAGTTCAACG CTGAAGGCAGTAATACGAAGGGCCTTGCATCCAAGAAACCGAAGCAGGAGAAGCAGCGCAGCCGGAAGGATAAAGCTACGCAGCACACATTCAGTCACCAGCTGTTGGCCGCCTCACTGAAG AGCCACAGTGCCAACGTAACGTGCCTGGATTTCAGCAGCAACGGGAAGTACCTGGCGTCCTGCGCTGACGACCGCACCGTCCGCATCTGGAGCACCAAAGATTTCCTGGAACGGGAACACAAGTGTCTGAGGGCCAATGTGGATCTGGATCACGCCACGCTAGTCCGCTTCAGCCCGGACTCCag GGCGTTTATCACCTGGTTGGCCAACGGAGATACCATCCGAATctttaaaatgatcaaaaagGAGGACGGCACTCTGACCTTCAAAGCTGCTCCTGAGGACTTCCCCCAGAAACACAAGGCCGCCATCACCAATATTGGAATCGCAGAGACAG GCAAGTTCATCATGAGCGCCTCCATCGACACCTGCATCCACATCTGGGACCTGAAAGGAGAGCTGCTGGCCTCCATCAACACCAACCAGAACACCAATTCTTATGCTGCCGTCTCCCCGTGTGGCAG GTTTGTAGCATCGTGCGGCTTCACTCCTGACGTGAAGGTGTGGGAGGTTTGCTTCGGGAAGGGAGGAGAGTTCAAAGAGGTGGCGCGAGCTTTTGACCTGAAGGGCCACTCTGCAGGAGTTCACGCATTCGCCTTCTCCAATGACTCTCACAG GATGGTGACCGTCTCTAAAGACGGTACGTGGAAGCTGTGGAACACAAATGTGGAGTACAAAAAGCAGCAGGACCCCTACCTGCTGAAGACGGTCCCCTGCACGTCGTCTGAAGGTAGCCGTGCAGCGTTGTCTCCAGACGGCCGGGTGGTGGCCATCAGCGACGGCTGTAACCTGGCCATGTACAACGCCGCCAGCggccagctggaggaggagctgcatgGCGTCCACAGCGAGGAGATCAACGACCTCAGATTTGACATTAACGGGCGCTTTCTGGCGTGTAGCGGCGACAAGGCCATCCGAGTGTTTCACAACGCCCCGGGCTACCGGGCGGCCATCAGAGACATGCAGGACATGCTGAAGAAGGCCCAGAACGAGGCCATGAAGCAGAGACTGCAGCAGCAGATCAGAGAGGCTCAGAGCACCCTGGACACGGtgctggctgctgctcccagagACTGA
- the pom121 gene encoding nuclear envelope pore membrane protein POM 121, with product MMGYGVLRRRAAAMSPRERRLALLSALCVAGLALYYYIPTFLCLSLILAGCCIVCYYHSGAQPLLPARLGLLDPRARVNVPAALRRWLSGWRVTGVSVAESPGGRVKGGYRSFREPGVYHREPGVYRRETLQSDSFLFSPRDLLMGSYIGRPESPPAGEMRPRAGRNTRELLRERLSRPNHAVYTPNRRLSFTGEPPGSGSRFTITPQRHYPLQQPGVSSVGVLPPVNWDGFRKKNILSPRNSQTVLSPVTVKIARPDHHSSPSLDHLSCAGLPRAPVDPCSRESVLKVLKESRKREVEEEDRSFTTEQKSKRRRNDSGGSAHSAFEPLLPNGTPSQLVPKPGTLKRGMTSLAEDSIMKRSRCSSISSGSGVHAPRGTPGTMRNPIQSSYSSTLGLSQWKKRSAPSSPLSSPGSSRCQTPEGVSKRPREDDGLSPSSASSVRSDQTASDKAPATSKQTPVLKIPVPTSTDSTGSGGKRKRKIQLVSSHRDDQISLPPPPELGYTITAKDLDEEKKAALSKIQKVLETPAPEPEKSISPPATTSTQPALSTSSTTATTLSSLLAAPLPTVDSSSAIPVINLDPSPGISVSTAPVASNPLLEALKMKIIIPASSTSAANTTTVSASATPVQPSGLILKIATPALTPQLPPASQSQSSSAGVDQPSAFTQVLGQVSRASSGTPPVTGSGLFGLASQIGAPAASSAANLFTTAAPAPASSIASVVNTNPLASGFKPIFSLTTTPTSAAAATSSAPESKPVENFKPIFGAATTGAGFGQPPPYTTSNPASTVSSSSTSSMFGSTSSTTVTPSLFPGLTNTPTCMASTGSTTQPAASPAVKSLFGNWSTPSTTSTSSASMQAPNTGSTFQFGTAPTTTTAAAAAATTTSNSGFTFGAMQPDPQAANQKAFAFGQAAPSQNTTTASFGGFSMTNAAPTTTAAAAATTQSTFAFGKSSFQAPAAQTTFGSSAALAVQTTFGSSSAPAAQTTFGSSAAPAVQTTFGSSAAPAVQTTFGSSVATATPSTFGSSVATATQSTFGSSAATAAQTTFGSSAATAAQTTFGSSATLATQSTFGSSAATAAPSTFGSSAAPAAQMTFGSPTTPAPTFGSSSSAKPFSFGGGVATSSTPAPNTAPPPFPFGSAVVTTATSFGTQAKPAFGASSTGFAFGGTTAPSAAPNFGAATQTQSASSAGFTFGGAAPQQVPAGPAQTVPSGFNFGAAAGMPCPQFGTPVPNNPAPQMGSFNFGAAATDKPAFGTSTPSFGQSAAAAAGPIPFGSPGTPVQGFSAVPFGSPATPSFSIGAGSKPSGARQRLQARRQHNRKK from the exons ATGATGGGATATGGAGTCCTGCGGCGGCGCGCTGCCGCCATGTCACCTAGAGAGAGACGGTTAgcgctgctctctgctctctgcgtCGCTGGCCTCGCTCTTTATTACTACATCCCTACTTTCCTCTGCTTGTCGTTAATCCTCGCGGGGTGTTGTATCGTGTGTTACTATCACAGCGGAGCACAACCGCTGCTTCCCGCCAGGCTAGGCCTCCTCGATCCCCGGGCTCGCGTGAACGTCCCTGCCGCGCTCCGGCGCTGGTTGTCGGGTTGGAGGGTGACCGGCGTGTCGGTGGCGGAGTCCCCTGGAGGGAGAGTGAAAGGCGGCTACAGGAGCTTCAGAGAACCGGGGGTTTATCACAGAGAACCGGGGGTTTACCGGAGGGAGACGTTACAGAGTGACTCGTTCCTGTTCAGCCCCAGAGATCTGCTCATGGGGAGTTACATCGGGAGACCGGAGAGTCCACCGGCCGGAGAGATGAGGCCGAGAGCCGGCAGGAACACCCGGGAGCTGCTGCGGGAGAGACTCTCCAGACCCAACCACGCTGTCTACACACCCAACAGGAGGCTCTCCTTCACCGG gGAGCCGCCGGGCTCAGGGAGCAGATTCACCATCACCCCCCAGCGTCACTATCCCCTGCAGCAGCCGGGCGTCTCATCAGTGGGAGTCCTGCCTCCTGTCAACTGGGATGGCTTCAGGAAGAAAAACATCCTCAGTCCCCGCAACTCCCAGACTGTCCTCAGCCCCGTCACGGTGAAGATCGCCCGGCCCGACCACCACAGCTCCCCCAG tttgGACCATCTGAGTTGTGCAGGGCTCCCGAGGGCCCCGGTGGACCCCTGCTCCAGAGAAAGTGTCCTCAAGGTATTGAAGGAAAGCCGCAAGAGAGaagtggaggaagaggacagaAGCTTCACAACTGAGCAGAAAAGCAAAAGAAG GCGTAACGACAGCGGTGGAAGTGCACACTCTGCTTTTGAGCCTCTTCTGCCCAACGGGACGCCGTCACAGCTGGTCCCTAA GCCAGGAACCCTGAAAAGAGGGATGACCTCACTGGCGGAGGATTCGATCATGAAGAGGTCTCGCTGCTCCTCCATCAGCTCCGGTAGTGGGGTCCATGCCCCGAGAGGAACCCCAGGCACCATGAGAAACCCTATCCAGAGCTCCTACAGCTCTACACTAGGCCTCAGCCAG TGGAAGAAGCGGTCAGCACCCAGCTCCCCTCTGTCCAGCCCCGGATCATCTCGCTGTCAGACTCCAGAGGGAGTCTCCAAAAGACCCAG AGAGGACGACGGGCTGTCTCCCAGCTCAGCTTCCTCAGTGAGGTCGGACCAGACGGCCTCCGACAAGGCACCTGCTACTT CCAAGCAGACTCCAGTCCTCAAGATCCCAGTCCCTACCTCCACAGACTCTACTGGGAGCGGTGGGAAGAGAAAACGTAAGATCCAGCTGGTGTCCAGCCACCGGGACGATCAGATCTCTCTG CCCCCGCCTCCAGAGCTGGGCTACACCATCACTGCGAAAGACCTGGATGAAGAGAAAAAGGCTGCGCTCAGCAAGATCCAGAAGGTCCTGGAGACGCCTG CTCCGGAGCCAGAGAAGTCCATCTCTCCCCCAGCCACCACTTCCACCCAGCCGGCCCTCTCTACCAGctccaccaccgccaccaccctGAGCAGCCTTCTGGCAGCTCCTCTGCCCACAGTAGACTCCAGCTCTGCCATCCCAGTCATCAACCTGGATCCCAGTCCAGGCATCAGCGTCAGCACGGCGCCTGTGGCCTCTAACCCGCTGCTGGAGGCTCTGAAAATGAAGATCATCATTCCTGCTAGCTCCACATCTGCTGCCAACACAACTACAG TGTCTGCATCAGCCACGCCGGTACAACCCAGTGGCTTAATCCTGAAGATTGCGACTCCAGCGCTCACCCCACAGCTCCCTCCTGCCTCCCAGTCTCAGTCCTCCTCTGCAGGTGTGGATCAGCCCTCTGCCTTCACTCAGGTGCTGGGTCAGGTCTCCAGGGCCTCCAGCGGCACTCCACCTGTTACAGGAAGCGGCCTGTTTGGATTGGCGAGTCAGATCGGCGCCCCCGCTGCTTCCTCAGCCGCCAACTTGTTCACTACTGCTGCGCCTGCTCCAGCTAGCAGCATTGCGTCAGTCGTTAATACCAACCCTCTGGCTTCAGGGTTCAAACCCATTTTCTCCCTcaccaccacccccacctccGCCGCAGCAGCTACATCATCAGCCCCGGAGAGCAAACCTGTCGAAAATTTCAAACCCATCTTTGGAGCTGCCACCACAGGTGCTGGCTTTGGACAGCCTCCACCGTACACAACGAGCAACCCAGCTTCTACCGTTTCTTCAAGTAGTACATCCTCAATGTTTGGATCAACAAGCAGCACCACCGTTACACCATCTCTTTTCCCTGGCTTGACCAACACGCCCACATGCATGGCCTCCACCGGCTCCACCACGCAGCCTGCAGCATCGCCAGCTGTGAAATCCCTCTTTGGAAACTGGTCTACACCATCCACAACCAGTACCAGCTCAGCCTCAATGCAGGCCCCTAATACCGGGAGCACATTTCAGTTTGGAACTGCTCCCACCACTAccaccgccgctgctgctgctgctaccacaACCAGCAACAGCGGCTTCACGTTTGGTGCCATGCAGCCAGACCCTCAAGCAGCCAACCAGAAGGCATTCGCCTTTGGCCAGGCAGCACCCAGCCAGAACACAACCACTGCTTCATTTGGAGGTTTTTCCATGACCAACGCAGCCcccactactactgctgctgctgcagccaccACGCAGTCCACCTTCGCCTTTGGAAAGTCGTCGTTTCAAGCACCGGCAGCGCAGACGACCTTTGGCTCCTCAGCGGCACTGGCGGTGCAGACAACCTTTGGCTCTTCGTCGGCACCGGCAGCCCAGACAACCTTTGGCTCCTCGGCGGCACCGGCAGTCCAGACAACCTTTGGCTCCTCAGCGGCACCGGCAGTCCAGACAACCTTTGGCTCCTCAGTGGCAACAGCAACGCCGTCAACCTTTGGCTCCTCAGTGGCAACGGCAACGCAGTCAACTTTTGGCTCCTCAGCGGCAACAGCAGCCCAGACAACATTTGGTTCCTCCGCGGCAACGGCAGCCCAGACAACATTTGGCTCCTCAGCGACACTGGCAACACAGTCAACCTTTGGCTCCTCAGCAGCAACGGCAGCGCCGTCAACCTTTGGCTCCTCGGCTGCACCCGCAGCGCAGATGACTTTTGGCTCCCCCACGACACCGGCACCAACTtttggctcctcctcctccgcaaAACCATTCTCCTTTGGAGGCGGCGTGGCAACATCATCCACACCCGCCCCTAACACCGCCCCACCCCCCTTCCCTTTTGGCTCAGCTGTTGTCACCACAGCAACCAGCTTTGGCACCCAAGCCAAACCAGCATTTGGAGCCAGCTCCACTGGTTTTGCTTTTGGTGGCACCACCGCTCCCTCGGCCGCACCCAACTTCGGTGCAGCAACCCAGACTCAGAGTGCCTCCTCAGCCGGCTTCACATTTGGCGGTGCTGCTCCTCAGCAGGTTCCCGCCGGCCCCGCTCAGACAGTACCCAGTGGATTTAACtttggtgctgctgctggtatgccgtgcccccagtttggaacACCAGTCCCCAATAATCCTGCACCGCAGATGGGAAGCTTCAACTTTGGGGCTGCTGCTACTGACAAACCAGCTTTTG GGACGTCGACCCCATCCTTCGGCCAgagtgctgctgccgctgcagGTCCAATTCCCTTTGGAAGTCCTGGAACTCCAGTCCAAGGCTTCAGCGCTGTTCCTTTTG GGTCTCCAGCGACTCCCTCCTTTTCCATTGGAGCCGGATCGAAGCCATCTGGAGCTCGCCAGAGGCTGCAGGCGAGGAGGCAACACAACAGGAAGAAGTAA
- the LOC119475475 gene encoding G protein-activated inward rectifier potassium channel 3-like — translation MISTVMCSRETLQNVNSPIRTEPRRNTIPPTQTVTAKHLLAYLPRPQSESVRFTPYAYKATAKSTVAAMMTTERSSLIHNLNYAKCSSLPPSQEASPSQSPCSLSSHALTLAEREPPQPHTVQSAPLEEAPKPQRAHRSKGLKRFSSRWQSRGSTASNNNIPVSAIEKLNGAKSHKKRCKLLGDQHSSHVAASNQRQRYITKDGKCQVNLGPIADKSRFISDIFTTLVDLKFCWFLLVFTMCYILIWVAFGGIYFFGAWLRDDIAHVNDPQWKACYQNVDSFLSALLLSLESQRTIGYGSRMVTANCSEGTVLLMVQSILGSIIDALMVGCMFVKISRPQQRAQTLIFSKHCVICERDEKLCMLFRIGDLRASHMVDAKIRAKLIKSRQTKEGEFIPLEQSEINLGYDTGGDRLLLVEPQTITHVINKSSPFWEVGSERLKRETFEIIVILEGIVEASGMTCQARTSYTEDEVLWGHRFESCISLEKGAFRVDCSAFDKTFEVQMSGLSAKDIKGTRGCVLDN, via the exons ATGATCTCCACTGTGATGTGCAGCAGAGAGACGCTACAGAACGTTAACAGTCCCATCAGGACCGAACCTCGCAGGAACACCATCCCCCCAACGCAGACCGTCACTGCTAAACACCTGCTGGCCTACCTGCCCCGACCGCAGTCTGAATCAGTGCGTTTCACTCCGTACGCCTACAAG GCTACAGCTAAATCCACTGTTGCAGCCATGATGACCACAGAAAGATCCTCTCTCATCCACAACTTGAACTACGCTAAGTGCTCGTCACTTCCGCCGTCCCAGGAGGCCTCTCCCTCCCAGAGCCCCTGCAGCCTGTCCTCTCACGCTTTGACTTTGGCTGAGCGAGAACCGCCGCAACCGCACACTGTCCAATCAGCTCCTCTAGAGGAAGCGCCAAAGCCTCAGCGTGCGCATCGCAGCAAAGGCCTCAAGCGTTTCAGCTCCCGGTGGCAGTCGAGAGGCTCCACCGccagcaacaacaacattccCGTCTCTGCGATTGAGAAGCTGAACGGCGCAAAGAGTCACAAGAAGCGCTGCAAGCTGCTGGGCGACCAGCACTCGTCGCACGTCGCCGCCAGCAATCAGCGGCAGCGTTACATCACCAAGGACGGCAAGTGCCAGGTCAATCTGGGACCGATTGCGGACAAGAGTCGCTTTATCTCTGATATTTTCACCACATTAGTGGACCTCAAGTTCTGCTGGTTCCTCCTCGTCTTCACTATGTGCTACATTCTCATATGGGTGGCCTTCGGTGGGATCTACTTCTTCGGTGCCTGGTTGCGTGACGACATTGCACACGTTAACGACCCACAGTGGAAGGCGTGCTACCAAAATGTGGACAGCTTCCTGTCAGCCCTGTTGCTGTCGTTAGAGAGCCAGAGGACCATCGGGTACGGTTCCAGGATGGTGACCGCCAACTGCTCCGAGGGCACGGTGCTCCTGATGGTCCAGTCCATCCTCGGCTCCATCATCGACGCTCTGATGGTGGGCTGCATGTTCGTCAAGATCTCCCGGCCGCAGCAGAGAGCCCAGACGCTGATCTTCAGCAAGCACTGCGTCATATGCGAGCGTGACGAGAAGCTGTGCATGCTCTTCCGCATCGGCGACCTGAGAGCGAGCCACATGGTGGACGCCAAGATCCGGGCCAAGCTCATCAAATCCAGGCAGACCAAGGAGGGCGAGTTCATCCCGCTGGAGCAGTCGGAGATCAATCTGGGCTACGACACTGGCGGCGACAGGCTACTCCTGGTGGAACCGCAGACCATCACCCACGTCATCAACAAGAGCAGCCCCTTCTGGGAGGTCGGCTCCGAGCGTTTGAAGAGGGAGACCTTTGAGATCATCGTCATCCTGGAGGGCATCGTGGAAGCATCGG gTATGACGTGCCAGGCGAGGACGTCCTACACCGAGGACGAGGTCCTCTGGGGACACCGATTTGAGTCGTGTATTTCTCTGGAGAAAGGGGCGTTTCGTGTGGACTGCAGCGCGTTTGACAAAACCTTTGAGGTCCAAATGTCCGGACTCAGCGCAAAAGACATCAAAGGAACGAGAGGTTGTGTTTTAGATAATTAA